Genomic segment of Phycodurus eques isolate BA_2022a chromosome 13, UOR_Pequ_1.1, whole genome shotgun sequence:
AAAACCCTCCTCTGGAGATGAGTTGATTTTTCATTATATATCGTCTTGCATTTTGATTTCCAACTTTGTTCATGGCGGTATCTGTGATTAGTCTTGCCTAACTCGAGTGGAAGCATTTCGAGAAAAAGTGGTTCATCTTGTCGACGAAATTGGCATAGTCGCCTCAAGGCAAAGCAGCTGCCTCGATCGGAGCCAAGTTTGGGAGTAAACAGCAAAAGTAGCCAAACGGAAAGCGTTCCAAATGAAAACACAGTCAAGGTTCAGTTGGGGGCGTTCCACTTGTCTGTAATTCCAAGAGTCTGCGTTTCCTCGTTAGACTCGACCTCTGTACGAGCTGATCACCTCCAGAGACTTCACCCATGACACCATCTTGAAGAGAAATCTGAAACGGGCCCTGTTGGAGTACTTGGAAGAGGCCAGCCCGTGTCGATGTGCTCCTTGCCGCAATAATGGAGTGGCTGTACTCAGAGGTACCCCGTCAAACGTTGAGCCGCATCTGACAATTGACGCTCATCCAAAAATAAGAAACACCTCACTGGGCTGTAGTGCACCTCTACACCACTGCAACgtcaataataaacatacttgTATTTATTAGAACAAATACCTCTCGGATAGTGTCAAGCAAAGGTCAGcagtattgtattatttatattattattattattattattagtttgcaaaatcaaatcaaacaacTCGGTCATATCCTATAAAGCGTCCACATACTGTAGGCCTCACTTAAAAGTGATTTTGGAGCGCATGCTGAACATACATCATGTCATTCTCAACAGGCACCAGATGTGACTGCGTGTGTCCCGTTGGCTACAGCGGCCGCGGCTGTGAGGTCACGCACAGACAAAAAGGTTAGCTCATACATTAGCGTTGTTTCTCCCGGACATGCTGACACATAAGAATGTCATCTGACAGACATAGCCGTCGATGGCAGCTGGAGTTGCTGGGGTTCGTGGTCCTCCTGCAGCGGAAGAACAAAGACGAGGAGTCGCCAGTGCAACAACCCGGCACCCGGCGATGAAGGCCTGCCGTGCAGAGGCTTGCAGCAGGAGTCCACCGAATGCTTTTAACATAGCCCGACTTGCACACATCTTTTCAATTCCCTGCTAAGAATGTTGCTTCATCACTTTTTTGTCCCCGTGTGCCTCGACcgataacattttaaataatataataatgattgTAACAATGTCATCATTTGATGTGTAAACGTTCCATTGGTAGGGTAGTTGTTCACATAGCAGAATACAAGCACAGatacattgggggggggggggaattcctTAAGtcaatgaaacaaaaactgtgCACGCTGAAAGGTACTTACAATAAGTACATAAGGcaaaagcacatttttattgCCCCCAACTCTACAAATTGTTCCGACCTTTCTGGCACCACTTCAGGGAGAAGGTGGCACCTCGACAGGACTCGGGAAACAAGACCGGCATCTCCCCAACAAATAGTTTCCGTTTAACGACTGCAGCGGGTCTGGAACCGCTTCTGCCGCCCCAAACAGCGTTCGGCGTCCAGTTGGTTTCTGTGTCCGTCGCTTTGCCATTTGTCAACATTTACATTCCAGTTCTTCAAATTGTTTGATTCAGGCAACACAAAATCATTCACGATCAAATATATATTGTGTGATCTGTGGAAttattcatttgatttgaaaCTTATGAAGTATTACACAAAATGACCCTACGAAGCTTGTTACTTCAACAGCGTTGCGACCGAGAGGAGGAGCCTAGGCACGTAGCTCCGCCTCCATCGGGTGGCGGATTATCGCAGGCCCTGGTCCGCTGTTTCCTCCCCGATGTGCACGCAGACCAAACTCCCCAGCAGGACCACGACCCATCCGTTCCTGTTCCTGTTGGCAGAATGCAACAGACGGTCGTCcaattaaaatgtcaacatgACGATAGATCACATTTAAGTAACGATTGCAGTTTTACAAGAAGAACAAGATTGTAATGTAACGATTAGATGCGAACCACTGCTTCTTATCGCCTCACCAGCTCGACGGGTGTCCTCGCATGCTTCTCCTTGGTAGCCCGGCTTACAGATGCAGCTGCAGGACGTCCCGGCGAGCACGGGGATCCCATTGTGCCTGCAGCGGTCGCAGCGGCAAGAGCTGAACTGCTGCTCATACTCCTCCGATCCCCTCTGCAGGTTGGCCAGTCTGGCTCCAACTTGATCAGAAGCTGTGCTGAATCTCACGAGCTCATGGATTGGCATGATCTGGCTCGGAGACAGAGGTTTCCCCGACGCTTCATAATATCAAGTCGAGCATTCGTCGTCTTCTTTTTTGAACAACATCAATATTGTGGACCAAGTAAACATAGATGCAGAAATCATTTCTTGAAACATCTACTGACCTGTCACCCTCTATAATGTTCATTGTTTTTGCAATTGCTATGacgttgtgtttttttcccccagttgtAAAATCTAGGGGTCTTACCTCATGTTCAACGACTGTCGGGTTGTACTTAAGGCTTGCCCCCCACTTGCGATAGGTGTCAGGATCCCTGATGACCAACAAGGCGCTGCTGGTGTCTGTGTAACCGCCCTTCACCAGCGTGAGAACGTCTTTAATCACAGCTGAACCACTGTTTGTGACTTTAGGTAAAAGTACAGAAATaaccttgttgttgttgctttaaaaTCATTGCTGTTTTAATTACAGCTACAAAAGCTCAATAAATGTTACAATCCTGTGGTACTTGAAGGGAgagttttagtttttgtcataaccaatcagagacacAAGGTGTGAGGAGACTTTCAAATCTTACTAGTGATTTTAAAATTGCTAACTCCTCCTTTAAATGGCGCCGTAAGCACATATAAGAAAGTGTcttcaatgaaaacatttgaacaactGCATTGCTCAATGCCCCCCGCACTTGTATCCTATGTATATTATATCGATCAACAGTCTCATTGCATTCAAGttgtcattgtgtgtttttcggTTTCCCAACGTCCAGTTTCTCACCATGTAGTAAAGGCCCAGGTTTTTTACATATTTCTCCTCCCACGGTGAGATCTGCCTGTCCGTAACTGCCGACTGGACTGCTCAGACCAATAGCGGCGCCTATGCACGAACCAGCCTTTTTCCATTCAAGTTCTGCAGAGGGATACCATACCGTAAGATACAAAGGTTCACATCGACATAGATATAGCGTACAAAATAGTTTCCGTCCATGTGTAAACAAGGTGGCCCCGCCCTACTTGATTCAGCCATGGATGTTTTGTTGACCACCACCACGTATTCCAGCGTTCCTCCCATCGCTCCCTCCGTGACATAGTGGGTACCAAAGGAGTTGAAGAAGCGGGAATACATGCCAAAGTCATATTGCTCTGGCAGTTCCATCAGTGACAGGTAGAAATCCTCATGGAGCATCAGCCTATTACTTCTCATCTTGAAGTGAGCTGTTTCCACCTTGGACCAAATCCTGATGAACCCAAGGTCCTGACAACAAAAACGAGTCGTGCGTGCGTGACATTTTAGGGGCCTAAGGATGCCAATGCCACGTCCACCTTCAGAATTCAATCGATAAGCCCCATCTTATCACAAAGGAACAATACACTATCACAATATCACAAACGAAGACAATTTAGCGTCTTttgggaacgtgggaggaaagcggactACGCGGAGAAAGACCACGCAAGGACCAGACCatgcaaaaacaacacaggGAGGCGAGGGCCCGGGATTCAAActcccaacctcagaactgtgaagcagatgtgccaaccactcAGTCACCGTGCCCATGATAATATCATAACACAAAATCACATGATTTGTGTGTTCGGTGCATGGAGAAGTAGTTGgagtaaatatttgcaatggCAATCACAAACATGCGATTCTCTCTATCACAACTTTAGTTTGCCACGCGAACGATGCTGAAGTTGTTTCCGGGTAAAATTAGGATATGATGGCACCTCCATTCACGGCGTTGAGGGACACTTGACATCCAAGCTGCTGATCATGTTGAGGATATTTTCGCAGAAAATCTCAGCTCAACTACAAAGTCGTACCtgtttttgggccatttttggGAGATTCCACCGTTTGCATATGAATTATGAATGCGCTTGATGTTGCGGATACTCTACCTGGCTTTTATGCTGCGATATATTCCTGAGAAACTCAGACTCCTTACTTCCACTCAGTCCCACTTGCACATAATGGATGCCGACCGAGACGCCGGCGTTGAAGGATCTCAACGTTTTCCTGGCGTTTAACAGGCTGACCGCGTTGCTGTAATATTCCTGAGTGCCCTCCGATGTCGCCTCTGCCTGCAAAAGATAAACCGGCATGAAGCTGCGTCAACTCAGTCCATCTGGTAAACTGCACGCCAAACTAAATCACAGTACCACAAAGCGGTAGGCATGGTAGTTGTAAGGTTGCCTGTAGGTTTTCTCATCTTCATTGTAGTGCAGATTTTCACAGAAGGAGTCATAGGTGAATTTTCTCCATTCACCGTTATACACATATTCACATTTTCCTCCAAAGTACTTTGGGTCAAGCACGTGATTCACAAATTCTCCCGTCAAGGCATTGTAGCTGGAACAATAGACAGACAAAGTAGatgtttgttttggaaaatggTATATTGTTATTCCTTTCTCGGTCATTACGGCCAAACCAATCCAGTGACGGTCTCTGAACCTCCCCGGCCAGTACGATTGCCTGCTTGCCTCACGCTTGTGCTTTCGGAAATGGCTTACAAACGTCTTCATTTGGAAACAACTCGCGGAAGAGGCAGAAAGACTGGCATCGATTGGGTTCGCTGCTGTTGCGGAGAGTTCCGTTATCATCAAAACGGTTTGATCGGCACGTTTGTCGCCTCGCTAACTTTATACGCGTGTCGCTGGCGTAAGAACGTTTACCCCTGAGTGCCACGCTCAGCACCGGGGATGCTGAGGATGGCGGAGCACTCGTCGTTGCGCCGCTTGAAGTCGTCGCAAGCCTCCTCGTCTGAAAAGTCATCACAGTCTGCCTCTCCATTGCAGCGAAGGGACCGGCTGATGCAGCGGCCTGCGGCGTACACGCAAAGGCCGTTCACGTATGTTACATTTATCCGGCACTAAAgagcagaaaataaaacaacagccTCATAATTGTATTGCTTTTAATAGCGGAGAAGAATAGCGTCGCTGCCATTGCCACGGCCACCACAAATCATACTCGCTATAATATTGTCGGACCACCTTCTTTAGCAATTGACCCCGTTTTGACCTGAAAGCGAGAAAGCGTACTTTCCCGCTGCCGATGTGTATTTACTGCGGCCGACGTTGCTCCGGCTTCAACCGGAAGCGTTGCCGTTGACAGAACTCGCCTGATTCTTTGCAGGTGAAGCTCGCGTCGCCACAGTAATCCGGCACCAAACACTGGCCGCTCGCTGTCGGACAAGCCAGCGTCTCCCACAACGTCTCCAAGCACGGCGTGCCGCCAAATTGGGACGGTTTCTCCAGgtagcggaaacggaactgagAGAGACGACGTTAATCAGGAGCGAGTCCAGAGGTCGGAACGGGTTGTTCTGATGGAGCAATGTCAAATCTTCATCGTGTTGGCTTTTAAAACTCTGTCAGTCAGTCAGAAATTCGAAAATGCTCAATCTTTCTAGATGACTTGAGCGGGAGTCATTATTCCCATTGGAGCTTTGGACTCTCATCCAAATGATGACGATGTTGATgatgattgttattatttgtatcagtcTAAAGCATATTAACAGCCGCACAATCACGTCATATGACATTTGCGCATGGCGGCGTTAAGTCATCTATTCCGAATACGGTCAATATTCTCTTACCTTTTGGTCTGTGCAAGCGTTACACTGCGTCCATGTTGACCAGCTCCCCAGTTTGCAGTTGATGGGTATTGGGCCGCTAACAGCTCTAACCCTCCTCGCAGCAGCACCGCCGGTCCTGGAGGGAAAAATGTGGTTAAACATCTCAAT
This window contains:
- the c8a gene encoding complement component C8 alpha chain, translated to MGSVIHLLLCLCTLHLSATFGTDVNAYSSRWEPAHNRTGGAAARRVRAVSGPIPINCKLGSWSTWTQCNACTDQKFRFRYLEKPSQFGGTPCLETLWETLACPTASGQCLVPDYCGDASFTCKESGRCISRSLRCNGEADCDDFSDEEACDDFKRRNDECSAILSIPGAERGTQGYNALTGEFVNHVLDPKYFGGKCEYVYNGEWRKFTYDSFCENLHYNEDEKTYRQPYNYHAYRFVAEATSEGTQEYYSNAVSLLNARKTLRSFNAGVSVGIHYVQVGLSGSKESEFLRNISQHKSQDLGFIRIWSKVETAHFKMRSNRLMLHEDFYLSLMELPEQYDFGMYSRFFNSFGTHYVTEGAMGGTLEYVVVVNKTSMAESKLEWKKAGSCIGAAIGLSSPVGSYGQADLTVGGEICKKPGPLLHVTNSGSAVIKDVLTLVKGGYTDTSSALLVIRDPDTYRKWGASLKYNPTVVEHEIMPIHELVRFSTASDQVGARLANLQRGSEEYEQQFSSCRCDRCRHNGIPVLAGTSCSCICKPGYQGEACEDTRRAGTGTDGSWSCWGVWSACTSGRKQRTRACDNPPPDGGGATCLGSSSRSQRC